The Akkermansia muciniphila genome includes the window TGCACTGTTCCAGCGCCTTGTTCAGGGAGGCGGAGGAAAGGCCGCCCGCCAGGAACCAGGGCCGGGGGGATTTGAGGGCCGCCAGGGCATTCCAGTCCAGGGAGACGCCATGGCCGCCGCCGTGGCTGCCCGCATCCAGCAGGAACCAGGCGCAGCTGTCCGCCCAGAGTTCCATTTCCTTCTGAAGAGCGTCCAGGGATTCATACCGGTCCGGCCACAGCACGCGGATGACCTTTTCCGGGCCTATGCGGCGGGCGCAGTCCAGGGACTGGGCACCATGGAGCTGGGCGAATTCCAGACGGGCCGTTTTCATGGTTTCCATGATTTCTTCCGCATCCTGGTTCACGAAGACGCCCACGCGGCGCACCAGCGCGGAATCCAGCGCGGCGGCGCGTTCCGGCGCAATGTAGCGCGGACTGCCGGGATGGAATACGAACCCGCAGAAGTGGGCCCCCATCCCCATGGCGGTTGACAAGTCACTCTGGCGGGTAATCCCGCACACCTTGATTGCGAATGAATGTTTCTTCATCTTGTTTCTTCTAAAATTGCAGCCAGGGTTTCACCCGGCTTTCCGCCTTCCATCAGGGCGGTGCCCATCAGTACGGCCTGGAAGCCGGCTTCCGCGGCTTCCCTGAGATGCGCCCCCGTGCTCATGGCGCTGGCGGCGATCCACACTTCCCCTTCCCGGCGGAGTCTGCCCATCTCCAGACAAGCCTGCCTGTCCGTCTTCAAGGTATCCAGGTCACGGGCATTCACCTGGATGATGCGCGCCCCGGATTCACGGGCCAGGGCCAGGTCCGCCTCGTCAAAAATCTCCACCACGGCGTGCATGCCGTAGGCCTCCGCCTGTTCCCGCAGGATGCGGAGAGTCCGGGCATCCGGCGTCAACCGCACGATGAGCAGCAGGGCGGAAGCGGGCGTGGAAGCCGTCTCCATCACCTGGAGCTGGTGGAAGATGAAGTCCTTGCGGAGCAGCGGGAGCCCGGCGCGGCTCATGCGCTCCAGATACCCGATGCGGCCGCCAAAAAATTGTTCCTCCGTCAGCACGGAGATACAGGATGCGCCCGCGGCGGCGTATTGTTCCGCCACTTCCTCCGGCTTCAGCCCGGTGGCGATGAGGCCGCGGGACGGGGAGGACTGCTTGAACTCCGCAATCACGGCCACGGGCTGCCCGGCGGGAGGCTCCGCAATGGCTTTCAGGAAATCCGGCCTGCGCCCCTTCCACGGGCGCGGCAGCTCCCGGCGGGAGGCCATGTCCGTGAGCAGGGCTATTTCCTCCGCCTTGGCTTCCCTGAACCGGTCAAGCAACATGGAGCGTTCTCCTTCCTACTCCGGCGCAAACGGCCTCACGGGCCTTCGCCATGCAGACGGAGAGGTCCATGTGGTCCTCCAGCAGGAACATGGCCACACCCACGTTCAGAACCACCATGTCCATCATGGCCCGGGGGCCCTTGCCGTACAGGATGTCCTTCAGCACGGCTACGGCTTCCGGCTTGGAATGGACGGCCAGTTCCTCCGGATCACAGGGGGAGATGCCGTAATCCGCGGGGTCCAGCGCCATGGGGGTGAGTTTCCCGTTATGGACAATCATCATCTTGGTGGGCCCCAGGGGCGTCACCTCGTCATACCCGCCGGCCCCGTACACCACGGCCGCCTTCCGGACATGGGACTGCCGGAGCGTTTCCGCCAGCAATTCCACCAGTTCCGGACGGGCCACGCCCAGCAGAATGTGCGTGGGGCGCGCCGGGTTGATCAGGGGCCCCAGCAGGTTGAACAGCGTGCGGATGCCCAGCTCCCGGCGGATGGGGCCCACATTGCGGAATGCCGGATGGAAATTGGGAGCGAACAGGAAGGCGAAGTTCCGCTCGTCCAGCAGGTGCTGGACGTCCTCCGGAGCCACGTCCAGCGGGAAGCCCAGGCCTTCCAGGGCGTCCGCGGAACCGCAGGAGGAGGACACGGCGCGGTTGCCGTGCTTCACCACCTTGTACCCCATTCCTGCCAATGTCAGGGATGTGGCGGTGGAGCAGTTAAAGGAGCTGCGGCCGTCGCCGCCCGTGCCCACCACGTCTATGCAGTCCCCTTCCAGCCCTTCCACGCGGTTGGCGCGGCCCAGGGCGATGCCTACGGCGTGGGCCATTTCCAGCGGGGTTTCCCCCTTCATGCGGAGGCCCATCAGGAAACACCCGGCCTGGGCCGGAGACATGCGGCCGTCCATAATATCCGCAAATCCGGCAGCGGCCATGTCAGCCGTCAGGTCCTGCCCGGCGGCCAGCGCATCCAGAATGAGGTTGATCCTCTTTTCCTTCTGTCCGGATGGAACGACGTTGTCCGGGAAATTCCCCAGGAGCTGGAGGCCCTCCGGCGTCAGGATGGATTCCGGGTGGAACTGGATGCCCACCCACGGGCGGTCATTGTAGCGCAGGGCCATGACTTCCCCTTCCGGTCCGCGGGAGGTGACGGTGAAGCGGGGATTGGGTTCATCCTCCTTGG containing:
- a CDS encoding phosphoribosylanthranilate isomerase, with the protein product MKKHSFAIKVCGITRQSDLSTAMGMGAHFCGFVFHPGSPRYIAPERAAALDSALVRRVGVFVNQDAEEIMETMKTARLEFAQLHGAQSLDCARRIGPEKVIRVLWPDRYESLDALQKEMELWADSCAWFLLDAGSHGGGHGVSLDWNALAALKSPRPWFLAGGLSSASLNKALEQCTPNGIDLNSGVEAIPGQKSPQKLLAALKPLISYTPYHIA
- a CDS encoding indole-3-glycerol phosphate synthase TrpC, which translates into the protein MLLDRFREAKAEEIALLTDMASRRELPRPWKGRRPDFLKAIAEPPAGQPVAVIAEFKQSSPSRGLIATGLKPEEVAEQYAAAGASCISVLTEEQFFGGRIGYLERMSRAGLPLLRKDFIFHQLQVMETASTPASALLLIVRLTPDARTLRILREQAEAYGMHAVVEIFDEADLALARESGARIIQVNARDLDTLKTDRQACLEMGRLRREGEVWIAASAMSTGAHLREAAEAGFQAVLMGTALMEGGKPGETLAAILEETR
- the trpD gene encoding anthranilate phosphoribosyltransferase, with the translated sequence MFLFIDNYDSFSWNLVQAFYALGRKPVVYTNDDPRILDLAASPDLEAVCISPGPSHPRNAGLCLEFLDRLPANIPVLGVCLGHQLLGCFAGAEVSRAPYVMHGKSSDIIHDGKGLFTGLPNPMTVGRYHSLVVQSKEDEPNPRFTVTSRGPEGEVMALRYNDRPWVGIQFHPESILTPEGLQLLGNFPDNVVPSGQKEKRINLILDALAAGQDLTADMAAAGFADIMDGRMSPAQAGCFLMGLRMKGETPLEMAHAVGIALGRANRVEGLEGDCIDVVGTGGDGRSSFNCSTATSLTLAGMGYKVVKHGNRAVSSSCGSADALEGLGFPLDVAPEDVQHLLDERNFAFLFAPNFHPAFRNVGPIRRELGIRTLFNLLGPLINPARPTHILLGVARPELVELLAETLRQSHVRKAAVVYGAGGYDEVTPLGPTKMMIVHNGKLTPMALDPADYGISPCDPEELAVHSKPEAVAVLKDILYGKGPRAMMDMVVLNVGVAMFLLEDHMDLSVCMAKAREAVCAGVGRRTLHVA